A genomic region of Enterococcus sp. 12C11_DIV0727 contains the following coding sequences:
- a CDS encoding family 1 glycosylhydrolase, which yields MDQIKAGKCDFIGLNYYDSKTVEHVTEQDRAKELVINKAGEVGSTEKEVIEGIYKGCSNPYLERNDWDWEIDPEGLWITLNRIYQRYEIPLIITENGLGAIDTLNEKHQIRDDYRIDYLKKHLEQVHLAIVQDGVEVFGFYPWSFIDLISTTSGFRKRYGFVYVDRTDTDVRELTRYKKDSFYWYQGVIRGNGKRL from the coding sequence TTGGACCAGATCAAAGCAGGAAAATGTGATTTTATCGGGCTCAATTATTATGATAGTAAAACGGTGGAGCACGTGACTGAACAAGACCGTGCTAAAGAATTAGTGATCAATAAAGCGGGTGAAGTAGGTTCGACTGAAAAAGAAGTGATTGAAGGAATCTATAAAGGTTGTAGTAATCCATATTTAGAAAGAAATGACTGGGATTGGGAAATCGATCCAGAAGGGTTGTGGATTACATTAAATCGGATTTATCAGCGTTATGAAATACCGTTGATCATCACAGAAAATGGCTTAGGAGCAATCGATACACTAAACGAGAAACACCAAATTCGTGACGACTATCGCATTGATTATTTAAAGAAGCATCTTGAACAGGTTCATTTAGCCATTGTTCAGGATGGTGTAGAGGTTTTTGGTTTTTACCCATGGTCTTTTATTGATTTGATCAGTACAACTAGTGGCTTTAGAAAGCGGTATGGGTTTGTTTATGTAGATCGAACGGATACCGATGTCAGAGAATTGACTAGGTATAAAAAAGATAGTTTTTATTGGTATCAGGGAGTTATTAGGGGAAATGGAAAAAGGTTGTAA
- a CDS encoding helix-turn-helix transcriptional regulator, whose protein sequence is MKKPIKNNLQETRSNSSMTQEELADKVDVSIQTIQSIEKGKYKPSDSLALNIARSLGKEVTEIFS, encoded by the coding sequence ATGAAAAAACCGATCAAAAACAATTTGCAAGAAACCCGTAGCAACAGTAGTATGACCCAAGAAGAGCTTGCCGATAAGGTCGATGTTTCGATTCAAACGATTCAAAGTATTGAAAAAGGAAAATATAAACCTTCTGACTCGTTGGCACTTAACATTGCGCGCTCACTAGGTAAAGAGGTTACTGAAATTTTTTCTTAA
- a CDS encoding helix-turn-helix domain-containing protein codes for MEIHEVLKLFRKQMDFTQKEILTNFDPSVYSRIENGKQELKITDLKKIINVLSLLPEEVFAMAPLDIEQQEFKTLYLYCVQNLQDEIVKQELVNYFKELSNKNKNLRELSNYFAIQCYFSQLWDEIDEVKLEELENIYSLMSGKKDYQHYDYIIIRNAMKFLKKEKADVLIQKIFLTEVQQTIKVNDSFYYILLNAITSRIYEKEYYLARKYIYLAKKNDKVRKDFHYQTHLKYLENLLDYVNIGDYQYIQRIQEYIHLLKDIGDIDLADQISTDVKLVLAGMDEHIDKKDFPVVFVKHN; via the coding sequence ATGGAAATACATGAAGTTTTGAAGTTATTTAGAAAACAAATGGATTTCACGCAGAAAGAAATTTTAACTAATTTTGATCCTTCTGTTTATTCTAGAATTGAAAATGGAAAACAGGAACTCAAAATAACAGACTTGAAAAAAATAATTAATGTATTATCACTTTTACCAGAAGAAGTTTTTGCTATGGCTCCGTTAGATATAGAGCAACAAGAGTTTAAAACTCTGTACTTGTATTGTGTTCAGAACTTGCAAGATGAAATTGTCAAACAGGAGTTAGTTAATTATTTTAAAGAACTTTCAAACAAAAATAAGAATTTAAGAGAACTATCCAATTATTTTGCTATACAATGTTATTTTTCTCAATTATGGGATGAGATTGACGAAGTAAAGTTAGAGGAATTAGAAAATATCTACTCTTTGATGAGTGGTAAAAAGGATTATCAGCACTATGACTACATAATTATTAGGAATGCGATGAAATTCCTTAAAAAAGAAAAAGCAGATGTACTTATACAAAAAATTTTTCTTACTGAAGTACAACAAACTATAAAGGTTAACGATTCTTTTTATTATATTCTTTTGAATGCAATAACATCTAGGATTTACGAAAAAGAGTATTATCTTGCAAGAAAATATATTTATTTAGCTAAGAAAAATGATAAAGTGCGAAAAGATTTTCATTATCAAACACATTTAAAGTATTTAGAAAATTTATTAGATTATGTAAATATCGGTGATTATCAATATATACAGAGAATTCAAGAGTATATACATTTACTAAAAGATATAGGTGATATTGATTTAGCAGATCAAATTAGTACCGATGTCAAACTAGTTTTAGCTGGCATGGACGAACACATCGATAAAAAAGATTTTCCAGTTGTTTTTGTAAAACATAATTAA
- a CDS encoding TIGR00282 family metallophosphoesterase, with protein MRILFIGDVVGSLGRDTITTYLPKLKKKYRPQVTILNGENAAAGRGITGKIYKKFLQDGADVVTLGNHTWDNKEIFEFIDDAKKMIRPANFPQGTPGQGMVFVKVNQLELAVINMQARVFMADIDDPFRKAEELIAEARKRTPLIFVDFHGETTSEKQAMGWFLDGKVSAVVGTHTHVQTNDARILPAGTAFLSDVGMTGPYDGILGMKREPIIEKFITALPKRFEVVEEGRSLLSACVIDIDDQTGQAKKIEPIQISEDRPFEE; from the coding sequence TTGCGTATATTATTTATAGGAGATGTAGTAGGATCTCTAGGTCGCGATACAATCACCACCTATTTACCAAAACTAAAGAAAAAATATCGTCCCCAAGTAACGATTCTTAATGGCGAGAATGCGGCAGCAGGTAGAGGGATCACTGGGAAGATCTACAAGAAGTTTTTACAAGATGGTGCAGATGTTGTCACACTAGGTAATCACACTTGGGATAATAAAGAGATCTTTGAGTTTATCGATGATGCGAAAAAAATGATCCGACCAGCTAACTTTCCGCAAGGGACACCAGGACAAGGAATGGTGTTTGTGAAGGTCAACCAGCTTGAGTTGGCTGTAATCAATATGCAGGCCCGTGTTTTTATGGCAGATATTGACGATCCTTTTCGTAAAGCAGAAGAATTGATTGCTGAAGCACGCAAGCGGACGCCGTTGATTTTTGTTGATTTTCATGGCGAAACTACCAGTGAAAAACAAGCAATGGGCTGGTTTTTAGATGGTAAAGTCAGCGCTGTTGTAGGGACTCATACACATGTTCAGACCAATGATGCACGAATTTTGCCAGCAGGAACGGCCTTTTTAAGTGATGTTGGTATGACTGGACCATATGATGGCATATTAGGTATGAAGCGGGAACCGATCATAGAAAAATTTATCACAGCCTTACCAAAACGTTTTGAAGTTGTTGAAGAAGGAAGAAGTTTACTATCTGCTTGTGTCATTGATATCGATGATCAAACAGGTCAAGCTAAAAAAATAGAACCGATCCAGATCAGTGAAGATCGACCATTTGAAGAATAG